DNA from Petropleomorpha daqingensis:
GTCGATGTCGGCCTGCTCGCGCAGCGGCTCGTACCAGGTCGACGCGGTGGCCTTGCGACCGTCCCAGCGGCGCCGGGCGAGGCTCTTGATCGTCTGCAGCGCCACGTCCCGCTCGGCGCAGACGGCGGCGAGGGCCTCGAACCGGTCGGCGTAGCGCTCGTCCTGCATCTGCACCCAGTTGTAGGGGCAGAGCACCGAGTCGAAGGCGAAGCGCTCGAGGCTGCGCCGGTGCATCTCGGGCACCGACAGGCCGTGGCCGGTGACGCCGATGAAGCGGACCAGCCCCTCCTCGCGCGCCTCGAGCGCGGCCTCCAGGGCACCGCCGCCGCTCAGGGCCTGGTCCCACTCGATGACGTCGACCAGGTTGTGCAGCTGGATCGAGTCGACGCGGTCGACGCCGAGGCGGTCCAGCGAGCGGTGGATCGACTCCCGCGCCTCCCGGTAGGTGCGCTTCTCGGTCTTGGTGGCGAGGAAGAACGTGTCCGGGTGCCGCTTGAGCCAGGGCGCCACGCGCAGCTCGGCGTCGCCGTAGCTGGCCGCGACGTCGATGTGGTTGATCCCGTGCTCCAGCAGGACGTCGAGCGCCCGGTCGGCGTCCCCCTTCGACCCCCTGGCC
Protein-coding regions in this window:
- a CDS encoding aldo/keto reductase codes for the protein MIERAPFGATGHESSRVIFGAAALARGSKGDADRALDVLLEHGINHIDVAASYGDAELRVAPWLKRHPDTFFLATKTEKRTYREARESIHRSLDRLGVDRVDSIQLHNLVDVIEWDQALSGGGALEAALEAREEGLVRFIGVTGHGLSVPEMHRRSLERFAFDSVLCPYNWVQMQDERYADRFEALAAVCAERDVALQTIKSLARRRWDGRKATASTWYEPLREQADIDLAVHWVLGRPQAFLLTTGDVEILPLLLDAAERFQQRPSDDDMAALAARQEATPLFV